Proteins encoded by one window of Halomonas sp. Bachu 37:
- a CDS encoding type II toxin-antitoxin system RelE/ParE family toxin, translated as MIKSFRHKGLRKFFETGSVAVIQGKHATKLQIQLTALDSAKRPEDMNAPSWKLHPLKGSLRGHWAITVNGNWRLTFVFEGEDAILVDYQDYH; from the coding sequence ATGATTAAAAGCTTCCGACACAAAGGCCTGCGCAAGTTCTTCGAAACCGGTTCAGTTGCTGTCATCCAGGGAAAGCATGCCACGAAGCTGCAAATACAACTTACCGCCCTAGATAGTGCCAAGCGTCCCGAGGACATGAACGCACCAAGCTGGAAGCTCCACCCGCTCAAGGGTAGTCTGCGCGGGCATTGGGCAATCACAGTCAATGGGAACTGGCGGCTCACCTTTGTTTTCGAGGGGGAGGATGCCATCTTGGTTGATTATCAAGACTACCACTAG
- a CDS encoding type II toxin-antitoxin system HicB family antitoxin, whose translation MHYPIAIEVGDDQHAYGVAVPDLPGCFSAGDTFDEAIANAREAIEGHLENLAEHGDPIPSASAIEQHLADPDYTGWVWAAVEIDMTPYLGKSHKVNVTLPDLLIKRIDNAVERNSDFKSRSAFLARAAMHELERHAH comes from the coding sequence ATGCACTATCCTATTGCCATCGAGGTAGGTGACGACCAGCACGCCTATGGCGTGGCAGTGCCCGACCTGCCGGGCTGCTTCTCGGCCGGAGATACCTTCGACGAGGCGATCGCCAACGCTCGGGAGGCCATCGAGGGCCATCTCGAGAATCTGGCTGAACACGGCGATCCCATCCCCTCGGCCAGCGCCATCGAGCAGCACTTGGCGGATCCCGATTACACCGGATGGGTGTGGGCTGCGGTCGAGATCGACATGACCCCCTATCTGGGGAAGAGCCACAAGGTCAACGTCACCCTGCCCGACCTGCTCATCAAGCGCATCGACAATGCGGTCGAGCGTAACAGTGACTTCAAGAGCCGCTCGGCCTTTCTGGCTCGCGCCGCGATGCACGAACTCGAACGCCACGCCCACTAA
- a CDS encoding type II toxin-antitoxin system HicA family toxin, which produces MKSSELIKELEADGWALDRIKGSHHHFRHPAKPGTITVPHPKKDLKKGLIQAIRKQAGLK; this is translated from the coding sequence GTGAAGAGCAGCGAACTGATCAAGGAGCTCGAAGCGGATGGCTGGGCGCTGGATCGTATCAAAGGCAGTCACCACCACTTCAGGCATCCGGCCAAGCCCGGCACCATCACTGTGCCTCACCCGAAGAAGGACCTGAAGAAAGGCTTGATACAGGCCATCAGGAAGCAAGCCGGCCTCAAGTGA
- a CDS encoding type II toxin-antitoxin system YhaV family toxin, protein MTPLTRNGWRIYAHPLFLTQIDALTRTVGQLQAKDPIGYRSKPATKRLAAILKLALHDIPQDPSGSQYRQGNTLGTEHTHWHRAKFYQQYRLFFRYDLASKIIIYAWVNDEATKRAYDSKHDAYAVFRKMLGNGNPPDNWEALWRAAIHEGERTKALLDAGDDKPCL, encoded by the coding sequence ATGACGCCTCTAACGCGTAACGGCTGGAGGATCTACGCGCACCCGTTGTTTTTGACGCAGATTGATGCCCTCACCCGCACGGTAGGGCAACTCCAAGCGAAAGATCCGATTGGATACCGCAGCAAGCCAGCGACCAAACGCCTGGCCGCGATTTTGAAGCTGGCCTTGCACGACATTCCACAAGACCCGTCCGGCTCTCAGTACCGCCAAGGGAATACGCTAGGAACTGAACACACCCATTGGCACCGAGCAAAATTCTACCAGCAGTACCGGTTATTCTTCCGTTACGACCTCGCTAGCAAGATCATCATTTACGCCTGGGTCAACGACGAAGCCACCAAGCGTGCCTATGACAGCAAACACGATGCGTATGCTGTTTTCCGCAAGATGCTGGGTAACGGTAATCCCCCGGATAACTGGGAGGCGCTATGGAGAGCGGCCATCCATGAAGGTGAGCGTACTAAAGCACTTCTGGATGCAGGAGATGACAAGCCTTGCCTTTGA
- a CDS encoding type II toxin-antitoxin system PrlF family antitoxin, whose protein sequence is MNTAIEDDSTLTDRYQTTVPASVRRALKLKRRDRIHYTIRDNGEVVLSRAHNESSQDPVMVSFLAFLERDLREHPESIQPVTASTFAEAERLTSGIEVDLDEALTEDDDDA, encoded by the coding sequence ATGAACACGGCCATTGAAGATGATTCCACCTTGACGGATCGCTACCAGACGACCGTGCCGGCATCGGTTCGGCGTGCGCTGAAGCTAAAACGCCGTGACCGGATTCACTACACGATTCGCGACAATGGCGAGGTGGTACTATCACGTGCCCACAATGAGTCCAGTCAAGACCCCGTGATGGTCAGTTTCCTGGCATTTCTGGAGCGTGACCTGCGGGAACACCCGGAAAGTATTCAGCCGGTGACTGCCAGCACCTTTGCCGAGGCCGAGCGCTTGACGTCAGGCATCGAAGTCGATCTTGATGAAGCGCTGACAGAGGACGACGATGACGCATGA
- a CDS encoding GNAT family N-acetyltransferase gives MEPQTFSYTAETGSRIVTCPVPWRRKALMQLAAAQTAQSDADVAAIEQLLEREDVDWRGLLITPDESEPNGAVWVEVLPGKEANLWLPQPGCSNAPDLLSAAIYWARGQGIRLVKTVLEVGEHSTAALLTANGFPAVVCLHYLSAPAQAEENSPVAGSRATFTHVSEITFEHFAALFERVEEGSKDCPELQGTFTAQEALMGFQRQDAHAPAQWYLVRCEGEDAGVLLLAPHPEAGNWELMYMGLVPAWRGRGLGRQVVNEALRRAAKAGVDEVLLAVDERNTPARQLYEQAGFKVQASCVVHAWIDASATAANPSPGGAGLLP, from the coding sequence ATGGAGCCACAAACCTTCTCTTATACAGCCGAAACCGGCAGCCGGATTGTGACCTGCCCCGTGCCGTGGCGGCGTAAAGCCTTGATGCAACTGGCCGCCGCGCAAACTGCCCAGAGCGATGCCGACGTGGCAGCGATCGAGCAGTTGCTGGAACGCGAGGATGTCGATTGGCGCGGTTTGTTGATCACACCCGACGAAAGCGAGCCTAACGGGGCGGTGTGGGTGGAGGTTCTGCCCGGCAAGGAGGCCAACCTGTGGCTGCCGCAGCCAGGCTGTTCCAACGCGCCTGATTTACTCAGTGCCGCGATTTACTGGGCGCGGGGGCAAGGCATCCGCTTGGTGAAAACGGTGCTGGAGGTAGGCGAGCATTCCACAGCGGCGCTGCTCACGGCCAACGGCTTTCCTGCGGTGGTGTGCCTGCATTACCTGAGCGCTCCTGCCCAGGCGGAAGAGAATTCGCCGGTGGCGGGCAGCCGGGCTACGTTTACTCATGTCAGTGAGATCACGTTCGAACACTTTGCGGCGCTGTTCGAACGGGTGGAGGAAGGGTCAAAAGACTGCCCCGAGTTGCAAGGGACGTTCACGGCGCAGGAGGCGCTGATGGGATTTCAGCGCCAGGACGCGCATGCCCCGGCGCAGTGGTACCTGGTGCGCTGTGAAGGGGAAGATGCCGGCGTGCTGCTGCTTGCGCCGCACCCGGAAGCGGGTAACTGGGAGCTGATGTACATGGGCCTGGTGCCCGCCTGGCGCGGCCGGGGGCTGGGTAGGCAAGTGGTGAACGAGGCGCTCCGACGGGCGGCCAAGGCCGGGGTGGACGAGGTGTTGTTGGCGGTGGATGAGCGCAATACCCCGGCACGGCAGTTATATGAGCAAGCCGGGTTCAAGGTGCAAGCCAGTTGTGTGGTGCATGCCTGGATAGACGCCAGCGCCACGGCGGCTAACCCCTCGCCCGGCGGAGCCGGCCTCCTACCATGA
- a CDS encoding cell division protein ZipA C-terminal FtsZ-binding domain-containing protein, with protein MNETTLATWLAGVALLLGLVSLSVVGVVLARRRANAAEKPAEPQEKAPPVEAIAPVAPRREKTKQKPKTQQCLFVVFDSPGQQANQALGNLLQARNAFYEAELGVYHLPPSPEGYPLMVANSAPPGKLPPLHADEEQPPVQGVSILIRFLNTRRVSRNPEALIDFTHEVADIGGHILDADRQPVTEETFDALRREAG; from the coding sequence ATGAACGAGACAACCCTGGCCACCTGGCTTGCCGGTGTGGCGCTATTGCTAGGCCTTGTGAGTTTGAGTGTGGTGGGCGTGGTCCTGGCCAGAAGGCGTGCGAATGCCGCCGAGAAGCCCGCCGAGCCCCAGGAGAAAGCCCCACCGGTGGAAGCCATCGCGCCGGTCGCGCCGCGGCGGGAGAAAACGAAACAGAAGCCCAAGACGCAACAGTGCCTTTTCGTGGTGTTCGATTCCCCTGGGCAGCAGGCCAATCAGGCACTCGGCAACCTGCTTCAGGCCCGCAATGCCTTTTACGAGGCGGAGCTGGGCGTCTACCATCTACCCCCTTCGCCCGAGGGATATCCGTTGATGGTGGCCAACTCGGCGCCGCCGGGTAAGCTTCCGCCTTTACATGCCGACGAAGAGCAGCCTCCCGTGCAGGGCGTTTCGATTCTTATCCGCTTTCTCAATACCCGGCGGGTATCGCGCAACCCCGAGGCATTGATCGACTTCACCCATGAAGTCGCGGATATCGGCGGACATATTCTGGATGCGGATCGTCAGCCGGTGACGGAAGAGACATTTGACGCGTTGCGCCGCGAGGCCGGGTAG
- a CDS encoding MgtC/SapB family protein translates to MEEVTNEFIMRNKGALELGVALLLGALIGLERGWANREKESGERVAGIRTYALVGLFGGIAALLSERLTPWAFPFMFVSIAAIGLVAWRAQVTERRDYSITGLVGLLLTFCFGAIAVSVDVALATACAVITAVILDNKHEIHGLLHKMQANELAAGLKLLLISVVMLPLLPNEDLGPGGVLNPYGIWWMVVMIASISFVGYFAMRVGGAEKGILFTSIFAGLSSSTALTLHFARLSRHNQTLAPLLAAGILLACGTMFPRILVYTMVINPALLPQLVVPVAAMGGVLYVCALVIWRTQKDHQTVDRPERNQNPLDLRMALFFGVFLTLVLLLGQWLQELLGNAGVYLLAASSGVADVNAVTLSLTRMAQSTIEPQTAMLGIVIAASVNNVVKTAMATGFGTAFLGLRVGVPIALSLLAGFLTAWLV, encoded by the coding sequence ATGGAAGAGGTCACCAATGAGTTCATCATGCGCAACAAAGGCGCCCTGGAGTTGGGTGTGGCGCTATTGCTGGGAGCGCTGATCGGGCTGGAGCGGGGCTGGGCAAATCGTGAGAAGGAGTCCGGCGAGCGAGTCGCGGGGATTCGCACCTACGCATTGGTGGGGCTGTTCGGTGGTATCGCGGCGCTTCTCTCCGAACGGCTCACCCCTTGGGCGTTTCCGTTCATGTTCGTGTCGATAGCGGCGATCGGGCTGGTGGCCTGGCGCGCCCAGGTAACCGAGCGGCGCGACTACAGTATCACCGGCCTGGTGGGGCTGCTGCTGACCTTCTGCTTCGGCGCTATCGCGGTCAGCGTGGACGTCGCCCTGGCGACGGCATGCGCGGTCATCACGGCGGTGATCCTGGACAACAAGCACGAGATACATGGCCTGTTGCACAAGATGCAGGCCAACGAGCTTGCCGCCGGGCTCAAGCTACTGCTCATTTCGGTGGTGATGCTGCCGCTTCTGCCCAATGAGGATCTGGGACCCGGGGGCGTGCTCAATCCCTATGGGATCTGGTGGATGGTGGTGATGATCGCCTCCATCTCCTTCGTGGGCTACTTCGCCATGCGCGTGGGCGGCGCGGAAAAAGGGATTCTCTTCACCAGCATTTTCGCCGGGCTGAGTTCTTCCACCGCCCTGACGCTGCATTTCGCCCGTCTCTCCCGCCACAACCAGACGCTGGCGCCGCTTCTGGCGGCGGGAATATTGCTGGCGTGCGGCACCATGTTCCCCCGCATTCTGGTCTATACAATGGTGATCAACCCCGCGCTGCTGCCGCAGCTCGTCGTGCCCGTGGCGGCAATGGGCGGTGTGCTCTATGTCTGCGCGCTGGTGATATGGCGCACGCAGAAAGACCACCAGACCGTCGACAGACCCGAGCGCAACCAGAACCCGCTGGATCTGCGCATGGCGTTGTTTTTCGGCGTGTTCCTGACCCTGGTACTGCTGCTGGGCCAGTGGCTGCAGGAGCTGCTGGGCAATGCCGGGGTCTATCTGCTCGCGGCCTCTTCGGGGGTGGCGGACGTCAACGCCGTCACGCTCTCGTTGACGCGCATGGCCCAGAGCACTATCGAGCCGCAAACCGCCATGCTGGGTATCGTGATCGCCGCCTCGGTAAACAACGTGGTGAAAACCGCCATGGCCACGGGGTTCGGTACGGCGTTCCTGGGCTTACGCGTGGGCGTGCCCATCGCGCTTTCCCTGCTGGCGGGGTTTCTGACCGCCTGGCTGGTTTAA
- the cysQ gene encoding 3'(2'),5'-bisphosphate nucleotidase CysQ: MALLTVHLLDQVERIAVAAGEAILAFYHRGFSVTAKEDASPVTEADLAANRLILQELEALPPRIPVLSEEDIEAFTGADAAGRFWLVDPLDGTKEFIKRNGEFSVNIALIENGRPVLGVVVAPVSQSVYLAMHGWGAFKSDTTHSRQAIHVAQRPEPGVPWRVLVSRSRSPERLQPWIDALGEHERIALGSSLKLCWIAEGLADVYPRLGPTSQWDTAAAQAVLEMAGGRVETLTGEPLRYPVPRQLPGDVLNPDFIAWGGSSATWQK, translated from the coding sequence ATGGCGTTATTGACCGTTCATTTGCTGGACCAGGTAGAGCGTATCGCCGTCGCCGCCGGCGAGGCCATCCTGGCGTTTTATCACCGTGGCTTCAGCGTGACCGCCAAGGAAGATGCTAGCCCGGTCACCGAGGCCGACCTCGCCGCCAACCGACTTATCCTGCAGGAGCTCGAGGCATTACCGCCACGCATTCCAGTGCTTTCCGAAGAGGATATCGAGGCCTTCACCGGCGCCGACGCTGCCGGGCGCTTCTGGTTGGTCGATCCGCTGGATGGCACCAAGGAGTTCATCAAGCGCAATGGGGAATTCAGCGTCAATATCGCCCTGATCGAGAATGGCCGGCCGGTGCTGGGCGTGGTGGTGGCGCCGGTGAGCCAGTCGGTTTACCTGGCCATGCATGGATGGGGCGCGTTCAAGAGCGATACCACGCACTCCCGGCAGGCGATTCATGTCGCGCAGCGCCCGGAGCCAGGCGTGCCGTGGCGGGTACTGGTCAGCCGCTCCCGCTCCCCCGAGCGCCTGCAACCCTGGATCGATGCGCTGGGAGAGCATGAGCGGATAGCGCTGGGAAGTTCGCTCAAATTGTGCTGGATTGCCGAAGGGCTGGCCGATGTCTATCCGCGCCTGGGACCGACCTCGCAATGGGACACCGCCGCGGCCCAGGCGGTATTGGAAATGGCCGGCGGGCGGGTAGAAACCCTGACGGGCGAGCCACTGCGCTATCCGGTGCCGCGCCAACTGCCCGGTGACGTTCTCAATCCCGATTTCATCGCCTGGGGAGGTTCGTCGGCGACATGGCAAAAGTGA
- a CDS encoding exopolysaccharide biosynthesis protein, translating to MDNITNRTGKISMDDVVEAVGRRSFGPLLLVTGLITLAPVVGDIPGMPTLMALMVLLVTVQLLAGREHFWLPNWLLKRSMSRRKFDKGLHWMRKPAGWIDHVLSVRLPWLTGYIGIRLTAVACLMIALAMPPMEVVPFTANGAGLALTLFGLGLVARDGVALLLAFVITGATFAFVLGNFI from the coding sequence ATGGATAATATCACCAACCGCACCGGAAAAATCAGCATGGACGATGTGGTCGAAGCCGTGGGCAGGCGCTCCTTCGGCCCCCTGCTGCTGGTGACGGGGCTGATCACGCTGGCCCCGGTGGTGGGGGATATTCCCGGAATGCCGACGCTGATGGCGCTCATGGTGCTGTTGGTGACCGTCCAGCTACTGGCGGGGCGTGAGCATTTCTGGTTGCCGAACTGGTTGCTCAAGCGCTCGATGTCACGCAGGAAATTCGACAAGGGCTTGCATTGGATGCGCAAGCCCGCCGGCTGGATCGACCATGTGCTGTCGGTGCGCCTGCCGTGGTTGACCGGCTATATCGGCATTCGCTTGACCGCCGTGGCCTGCCTGATGATCGCGCTGGCGATGCCGCCTATGGAGGTGGTTCCGTTCACCGCCAATGGCGCGGGACTGGCGCTGACCCTGTTCGGCCTGGGGCTGGTGGCACGGGATGGAGTCGCCCTGTTGCTGGCCTTTGTAATCACTGGCGCTACCTTCGCCTTTGTGCTGGGCAATTTTATCTAA
- a CDS encoding TerB family tellurite resistance protein, producing the protein MLATIQQFFQRTLAQPDQREDRTLTLELASAALLCEVVRADYHTSEAELDALRDMLIQRYHLDDPAVEELMSLARQEVEDAVDHYQFVSLVKEHYDYDQRFELVALMWRLAWADGSVDPLEEHRIRRLADLLHVDHRDFIRAKLQAEESRGES; encoded by the coding sequence ATGCTGGCGACCATACAGCAGTTTTTTCAGCGCACGCTGGCGCAGCCCGACCAGCGCGAAGACCGCACCCTGACCCTGGAGCTCGCCAGCGCGGCGCTGCTTTGCGAGGTGGTGCGCGCCGACTATCACACCAGCGAAGCGGAGCTCGACGCCCTGCGCGACATGCTGATCCAGCGCTATCATCTGGACGACCCGGCGGTGGAAGAGCTGATGTCGCTTGCCCGCCAGGAAGTCGAGGACGCCGTCGATCATTACCAGTTCGTCAGTCTGGTCAAGGAGCACTACGATTATGACCAGCGTTTCGAGCTTGTCGCATTGATGTGGCGGCTGGCCTGGGCCGACGGCAGTGTCGACCCGTTGGAAGAGCACCGTATTCGCCGCCTGGCGGACCTGCTGCACGTGGATCATCGCGACTTCATTCGCGCCAAGCTACAAGCAGAGGAGAGCCGAGGAGAGTCATGA
- a CDS encoding nucleoid-associated protein translates to MPLLHSIVHRLDPSPEGDRLILTPASTEHAESEAMAELVATLNDAYNTKPKGWGRFAEEGASSPFPAWLARYHQGERDFATITREVAERLCTLLAEQLSVSGYLIFSHSRQGDTETLNLALVHQREGVGIDAEHRAVPAAQLNLGRFSLAARVNLSQWQANAPGTQYVSFLKDRGGKKLAEAVAELLGVEEGIDAPSETRTLLKAFSDYVKQEDYDDATSREKTDTLVEYADEQLRRGEPITLEELSSLVDEQQPKAFFEHIRNADYGLAEEIPPDKRTLSQFRRFTGRAGGVSISFDSHLLGSSIEYDETQDRLIIKKLPTQLRDQLLRDQRKHRGEG, encoded by the coding sequence ATGCCGCTACTGCATAGCATCGTCCACCGGCTCGACCCCAGCCCCGAAGGCGACCGCCTGATACTGACACCGGCAAGCACGGAGCATGCCGAAAGCGAGGCGATGGCGGAGCTGGTCGCCACGTTGAACGATGCCTACAACACCAAGCCCAAGGGCTGGGGCCGGTTTGCCGAAGAGGGCGCGAGTAGCCCGTTCCCGGCCTGGCTGGCGCGGTATCACCAGGGCGAGCGGGACTTCGCGACCATCACCCGCGAGGTGGCGGAGCGCCTGTGTACCCTCCTGGCGGAGCAACTTTCGGTAAGTGGTTACCTGATCTTTTCCCATAGCCGCCAGGGCGATACCGAGACCCTCAACCTGGCGTTGGTGCATCAGCGCGAAGGCGTGGGTATCGACGCCGAGCATCGTGCGGTGCCTGCCGCCCAGCTCAATCTGGGGCGCTTCTCCCTGGCGGCGCGAGTCAACCTCAGCCAGTGGCAGGCGAACGCACCCGGCACTCAGTACGTCTCGTTTCTCAAGGATCGCGGCGGCAAGAAACTGGCCGAAGCCGTCGCCGAACTGCTGGGGGTGGAGGAGGGCATCGATGCGCCCAGCGAGACCCGTACCCTGCTCAAGGCCTTCAGCGACTATGTCAAGCAGGAGGACTACGACGACGCCACCAGTCGCGAAAAGACCGATACGCTGGTGGAGTACGCCGACGAGCAGCTGCGCCGTGGCGAGCCGATCACTCTGGAGGAGCTTTCCAGCCTGGTGGACGAGCAGCAGCCCAAGGCGTTTTTCGAGCATATCCGCAATGCGGATTACGGCCTGGCGGAAGAAATACCGCCCGACAAGCGCACCCTGAGCCAGTTCCGTCGCTTTACTGGCCGCGCCGGCGGCGTGTCGATCAGTTTTGACTCGCACCTTTTGGGCTCGAGCATCGAATACGACGAAACCCAGGACCGCCTGATCATCAAGAAACTCCCCACCCAGCTACGTGATCAATTACTGCGCGATCAGCGCAAGCACCGGGGAGAAGGCTGA
- a CDS encoding ABC transporter permease, with amino-acid sequence MNLYPVRSIYMAEMARTRRTLLQSIVSPVISTSLYFVVFGAAIGSRISEIDGVSYGAFIVPGLIMLMLLTQSVSNASFGIFFPKFSGSIYELLSAPISHLEIVVGYVGAAASKSILLGLIILATSGLFVPLEIAHPIWMLTFLVLTAVTFSLLGFIIGIWADGFDKLQLVPLLVITPLTFLGGSFYSIDMLPPFWQGVTLANPVVYLVSGFRWSFYGISDVSLVASVGMIVVFLALCLGVITWIFRTGYRLKP; translated from the coding sequence ATGAATCTCTACCCCGTCCGTTCCATCTACATGGCGGAGATGGCCCGCACCCGGCGCACCCTGCTGCAGAGCATCGTCTCGCCAGTCATTTCCACCTCGCTCTACTTCGTGGTGTTCGGCGCGGCGATCGGCTCGCGTATCAGCGAGATCGACGGCGTCAGCTACGGGGCGTTCATCGTGCCGGGGTTGATCATGCTGATGCTGCTGACCCAGAGCGTCTCCAACGCCTCGTTCGGTATCTTCTTTCCCAAGTTTTCCGGCAGCATCTACGAGCTTCTCTCGGCGCCGATCTCGCACCTGGAGATCGTGGTGGGCTACGTGGGCGCGGCGGCCTCGAAATCGATCCTGCTGGGGCTGATCATCCTAGCCACCTCGGGATTGTTCGTCCCGCTGGAAATCGCCCACCCGATATGGATGCTCACCTTTCTGGTACTCACCGCCGTCACCTTCAGCCTGCTGGGATTCATCATCGGTATCTGGGCGGACGGCTTCGATAAGTTGCAGCTGGTGCCGCTGCTGGTGATCACCCCACTGACATTTCTCGGCGGCAGCTTCTACTCCATCGACATGCTGCCGCCTTTCTGGCAAGGCGTGACCCTGGCCAATCCGGTGGTCTACCTGGTCAGCGGTTTCCGCTGGAGCTTCTACGGCATCAGCGATGTCAGCCTGGTCGCCAGTGTCGGCATGATCGTGGTGTTTCTGGCCCTGTGCCTGGGCGTCATCACCTGGATATTTCGCACCGGTTATCGTCTCAAGCCGTAA
- a CDS encoding ABC transporter ATP-binding protein, whose amino-acid sequence MSEPIIRISGLNKTYADGFQALKHVDLEIRRGEIFALLGPNGAGKTTLISLVCGLVNATQGRVEVDGFDHVADYRAARSRIGLVPQELTNEAFETVWNTVSFSRGLFGKPPDPAHIERVLKSLALWGKRNNRLITLSGGMKRRVLIAKALSHEPRILFLDEPTAGVDVELRREMWQVVRQLRDNGVTIILTTHYIEEAEEMADRIGVINRGELVLVEEKATLMRKLGSKQLTLHLHQPLERVPASLAAFDLQLSADGCELIYTYEASRESSEGSEGSGISALLAALGAADVGFKDLHTRQSSLEDIFVDLVKERA is encoded by the coding sequence TTGAGCGAACCGATCATCCGCATCAGCGGGCTCAACAAGACCTACGCCGATGGCTTCCAGGCGCTCAAGCACGTCGACCTGGAGATCCGGCGCGGGGAGATATTCGCCTTGCTGGGCCCCAACGGGGCCGGCAAGACCACCCTGATCAGCCTGGTCTGCGGCCTGGTCAACGCCACCCAGGGCCGGGTGGAGGTGGATGGATTCGACCACGTGGCGGATTATCGCGCCGCCCGTTCCCGCATCGGCCTGGTGCCCCAGGAGTTGACCAACGAAGCCTTCGAGACCGTGTGGAACACGGTGAGCTTCAGCCGGGGCCTGTTCGGCAAGCCGCCCGATCCCGCGCATATCGAACGTGTGCTCAAGTCGCTGGCGCTATGGGGCAAGCGCAACAACCGCCTGATAACCCTGTCCGGGGGCATGAAGCGCCGGGTGCTGATCGCCAAGGCGTTGTCCCACGAGCCACGCATCCTATTTCTCGACGAGCCGACCGCGGGGGTGGACGTCGAACTGCGCCGCGAGATGTGGCAGGTGGTGCGCCAGCTGCGTGACAACGGCGTGACCATCATCCTCACCACCCACTACATCGAAGAAGCCGAGGAGATGGCGGATCGCATCGGCGTGATCAATCGCGGCGAGCTCGTCCTGGTGGAGGAGAAAGCCACGCTGATGCGCAAGCTCGGCAGCAAGCAGCTGACCCTGCACCTCCACCAACCGCTGGAACGCGTGCCGGCGTCCCTGGCCGCCTTCGATCTGCAGCTTTCCGCCGATGGCTGCGAGTTGATCTACACCTACGAGGCCAGCCGCGAAAGCAGCGAAGGTAGCGAGGGCAGCGGCATCTCGGCGCTGCTGGCGGCACTCGGCGCCGCCGATGTCGGTTTCAAGGACCTGCACACCCGTCAGAGCTCGCTTGAGGATATCTTCGTCGACCTGGTCAAGGAGCGCGCATGA
- a CDS encoding peptidylprolyl isomerase: protein MTRASARHILVNSEEQCNALKQEIENGRDFAEAAKQHSTCPSGRQGGDLGSFGPGQMVPEFDTVVFNGELNQVHGPVKTQFGYHLLEVTSRS from the coding sequence ATGACACGCGCCAGCGCACGTCACATCCTGGTCAACAGCGAAGAGCAGTGCAACGCCCTCAAGCAGGAGATCGAGAACGGTCGCGATTTCGCCGAAGCGGCGAAGCAGCACTCCACCTGCCCCTCGGGACGCCAGGGCGGCGACCTGGGCAGCTTCGGCCCCGGCCAGATGGTCCCGGAGTTCGATACCGTGGTCTTCAACGGCGAGTTGAACCAGGTCCATGGCCCGGTGAAGACCCAGTTCGGCTACCATCTGCTGGAAGTCACCAGCCGCAGCTGA